A single Candidatus Bathyarchaeum sp. DNA region contains:
- a CDS encoding alkaline phosphatase family protein: MIHEINDPIPMQEGTGFVYPRYDKNCIANIPGTILDFFGVNHDLSKLPMELTTKVEGANKVVLFVLDGFGYNQFIRYHKEQKFLSSLAEKSDVFHLTSIFPSQTTNALTSLNTGLTPQEHGLFEYYIYIKEVDRIVNTLRFEPLGSRVRNELLDRGFSPEILFNGHTIQSRLKEEGIKSFTHIYASYAYSHYSKLLFKDSAFIPSLKSSDLIVTLKKKLEQEKGPAYFFVHLSNLDTISHEYGPNSYEYEAELSAISYLMNKELIQKIDPQTAKETLLMLTSDHGGVNITPQDTTYLNGFCNILDNLQNGKSGNRILPTGSARDVFLHIKPDKLVETQESLQKRVGHKAKIVETKDAINNGLFGRGKPRKKFVDRAGNLLILPYDKETVWFDHFPEINYNPIGQHGGLSSEEMIVPLAVTRLDSIK; this comes from the coding sequence ATGATTCATGAAATCAATGACCCAATCCCAATGCAGGAAGGCACCGGTTTTGTGTATCCACGCTACGACAAGAACTGCATCGCGAACATCCCAGGAACAATACTGGATTTTTTCGGGGTCAACCACGATTTGTCTAAGCTCCCCATGGAATTAACCACTAAAGTTGAGGGGGCAAACAAAGTTGTGCTTTTTGTTTTGGATGGTTTTGGATACAACCAGTTCATTAGATACCACAAAGAACAGAAGTTTTTGTCCAGCCTCGCAGAGAAAAGTGACGTTTTTCATTTAACGAGCATTTTTCCATCTCAAACAACTAATGCTCTTACATCATTGAATACAGGTTTGACACCTCAAGAACATGGACTGTTTGAGTATTACATTTACATCAAAGAAGTGGACAGAATAGTCAACACCTTACGTTTTGAGCCCCTTGGTTCCAGAGTCCGAAATGAACTGTTAGACAGAGGGTTTAGCCCAGAAATTTTGTTTAACGGGCACACAATTCAAAGCAGACTTAAAGAGGAGGGCATTAAATCCTTCACTCACATTTACGCTTCTTATGCGTACAGTCATTATTCCAAGCTATTGTTCAAAGACAGCGCATTCATTCCGTCGTTGAAGTCTTCGGATTTAATTGTCACTTTAAAAAAGAAACTAGAACAAGAAAAAGGACCGGCCTACTTTTTTGTGCACCTAAGCAATCTTGACACGATATCACACGAATACGGCCCCAACAGTTACGAATATGAAGCAGAATTGTCCGCCATTTCCTATCTAATGAACAAAGAATTAATACAAAAAATTGATCCCCAAACCGCAAAAGAAACTCTACTAATGTTAACTTCCGACCACGGGGGAGTAAACATCACACCCCAGGACACAACTTACCTGAACGGCTTTTGCAACATTTTGGATAATTTGCAAAACGGAAAATCAGGAAACAGAATTTTGCCCACAGGTAGTGCAAGAGATGTTTTTTTGCATATTAAACCAGATAAGCTTGTAGAAACTCAGGAATCACTCCAGAAAAGAGTTGGCCACAAAGCAAAGATTGTAGAAACAAAGGATGCAATAAACAATGGGTTGTTTGGGCGAGGAAAACCTAGGAAAAAGTTTGTGGACAGAGCAGGCAACTTGTTGATTTTGCCTTACGACAAAGAAACAGTCTGGTTTGATCACTTCCCAGAAATAAATTACAACCCAATTGGACAGCACGGAGGATTAAGCTCTGAAGAAATGATTGTCCCGTTAGCGGTTACCCGGCTGGATAGCATAAAATAA
- a CDS encoding PHP domain-containing protein, translated as MIIDLHIHSKTCSDGKLTVQDIIKEAKTRNIDVMSISDHDSIGCQQQAMDLAKKHGIRYISGVELNITFSHPDFLDGKEVSLDLLGYNFDVNNKALIAKLKQLSNYREERAAKILEKLNAEFETKGIPKFTHDDLVNIQNSADGALGRPHIADYLIKKGIVKDRKEAFLTYLVKCNVPKFPLYLEDASKLLHDARGIAVLAHPNDPYGTSLVKLTDSLPEQTRIIAESMLDFLDGVECWHSRSSPETTKHYVNFAKQNGLKMTGGSDCHQNPIIMGTVKVPDFVAKQFM; from the coding sequence ATGATAATTGATTTGCACATTCATTCAAAAACCTGTTCGGACGGCAAACTAACCGTTCAAGATATCATCAAAGAAGCCAAAACCCGAAACATTGACGTCATGTCCATCAGCGATCACGATTCCATCGGCTGCCAACAACAAGCCATGGACTTGGCAAAAAAACACGGAATCCGTTACATCAGCGGCGTTGAATTAAACATTACATTTTCTCATCCTGATTTTCTGGATGGTAAAGAAGTTTCTTTGGACTTGTTGGGCTACAACTTTGACGTGAACAATAAAGCCTTAATTGCCAAACTCAAACAGCTCAGTAACTACCGGGAGGAACGTGCCGCAAAAATACTGGAAAAACTTAACGCAGAATTTGAAACCAAAGGCATACCAAAATTTACACACGATGACTTGGTTAACATACAAAACTCTGCTGATGGCGCCCTTGGTAGGCCCCACATTGCTGATTATTTAATCAAAAAAGGTATAGTAAAAGACCGCAAAGAAGCCTTCCTTACTTATCTTGTGAAGTGCAATGTTCCCAAGTTTCCCCTTTATCTTGAAGACGCTTCAAAACTTTTACACGATGCTAGAGGAATCGCAGTTCTCGCCCACCCAAACGACCCTTATGGAACTTCCCTTGTTAAGTTGACTGATTCCCTGCCTGAACAAACAAGGATAATTGCGGAATCTATGTTGGATTTTCTTGATGGTGTAGAATGTTGGCACTCGCGAAGCAGCCCCGAAACAACCAAACATTATGTGAACTTTGCAAAACAAAATGGGCTAAAAATGACGGGAGGCAGTGACTGTCATCAGAACCCCATAATAATGGGAACAGTTAAGGTTCCCGACTTTGTGGCAAAACAGTTCATGTGA
- a CDS encoding ATP-binding protein, whose amino-acid sequence MREPFAKFVESELPPNILLITCGLPGTYKTETSQEIAKMKGYPILRTDIIRLEVLKNEDIFDVKVAGDINKREMVYNEMFRQAADLAKKGKGVILDATFVSQKLRRRAAEVAANADIPFVILQTHCTEDSSLRRILRRTKENYESNALTKEAYDANKNKFEEPDLEDFKQLYPNLNITHLVVDTEHDEPEIWYIIKKVVK is encoded by the coding sequence TTGAGAGAACCCTTTGCAAAGTTTGTTGAATCTGAATTGCCTCCTAACATTTTGTTGATTACTTGTGGTCTTCCTGGAACATACAAAACAGAAACTTCCCAGGAAATCGCAAAAATGAAAGGCTATCCCATTTTACGAACCGACATAATCCGTTTAGAAGTCCTCAAAAATGAAGACATCTTCGATGTCAAAGTAGCCGGAGACATAAACAAACGAGAAATGGTATACAACGAAATGTTCCGTCAAGCCGCAGACTTGGCAAAAAAAGGCAAAGGCGTAATTTTGGATGCCACTTTTGTAAGTCAGAAACTGCGTCGAAGAGCAGCAGAAGTAGCTGCAAACGCAGACATACCCTTTGTTATTTTGCAGACTCATTGCACTGAGGATTCATCCCTTCGTAGGATCTTGCGCAGAACCAAAGAAAACTACGAATCCAACGCCCTCACCAAAGAAGCCTATGATGCAAACAAAAACAAGTTTGAAGAACCTGATCTAGAGGACTTTAAACAGTTGTATCCAAACCTTAACATCACTCACTTAGTTGTTGACACCGAACACGACGAGCCAGAAATTTGGTACATCATCAAAAAAGTAGTCAAGTAA
- a CDS encoding Lrp/AsnC ligand binding domain-containing protein — translation MVFGYILVTLKSGAERDVCEKVANFEEVVQVDELYGEYDAIAKVEVKDLADLDRFLTDKLRSLSDIFLTTTMIVAKEYKNQ, via the coding sequence ATGGTCTTTGGTTATATCCTTGTTACTTTGAAGTCAGGCGCTGAACGAGACGTATGTGAAAAAGTTGCTAACTTCGAAGAAGTTGTTCAAGTCGACGAGCTATACGGAGAATACGATGCAATCGCAAAAGTTGAAGTAAAAGACCTTGCGGACCTAGACAGATTCTTGACTGATAAACTCCGCTCTCTATCTGATATTTTCTTGACAACCACAATGATTGTCGCAAAAGAATACAAAAATCAGTAG
- the glpX gene encoding class II fructose-bisphosphatase, which yields MASLRALAPSLTRITVAGAVGAALHIGKGDKNLVDATAVDFSRAVLNQTEIDGEVISCEGPKDNAPAFLTRERVGTCKGPQVEFVFDPVDGTTATSKGRKDAISALACAPAGCFQVLPDDGYYFKVATDKQSKGKISLDMSVEEIVKTVAKAKGLSLENFTVIMLERDRHKEILETLRNLGVRIILLPDGDIAGAVVTCMPDSGVDLLLGAGAGPEATIAATAVKCLGGTMLVKVWNDKKDDVGRLDRLRDVGVDVEKTYNEEELAKGNELVFAASGITKGELLDGVRFTSSGAIVSSLCMRLPSGTIETSETTLKFENHPVYKTVDLNGHPAHLS from the coding sequence TTGGCTTCTCTTAGGGCTTTAGCTCCCTCATTAACTCGAATTACAGTTGCCGGAGCCGTTGGCGCTGCATTGCACATTGGCAAAGGCGACAAAAATTTAGTAGACGCAACCGCTGTCGACTTTTCCCGAGCGGTTTTGAATCAAACCGAAATCGACGGTGAAGTAATATCCTGTGAAGGACCCAAAGATAATGCGCCCGCATTTTTGACTCGGGAGCGCGTCGGAACCTGCAAAGGACCCCAAGTAGAGTTCGTTTTCGATCCCGTGGATGGAACAACAGCAACATCCAAAGGCAGAAAAGACGCAATTTCTGCCCTTGCGTGTGCCCCTGCTGGATGCTTCCAAGTCTTGCCTGACGATGGATACTACTTCAAAGTGGCAACGGACAAACAGTCTAAAGGAAAAATCTCGTTGGACATGTCTGTTGAGGAAATAGTAAAAACAGTTGCCAAGGCAAAAGGTTTGTCCCTTGAAAACTTCACTGTTATCATGTTGGAACGAGACCGTCACAAAGAGATTTTGGAAACTTTAAGAAATCTTGGTGTCCGAATTATTTTGCTACCTGATGGTGACATCGCTGGAGCTGTTGTTACCTGTATGCCTGACTCAGGAGTTGACCTTCTTTTAGGTGCTGGTGCCGGACCCGAAGCAACCATAGCAGCAACTGCTGTGAAATGTCTGGGTGGAACAATGCTTGTTAAAGTCTGGAATGATAAAAAAGATGACGTCGGCAGACTAGATAGACTGCGTGACGTTGGGGTTGATGTGGAAAAAACTTACAATGAAGAAGAGCTCGCAAAGGGCAACGAACTAGTTTTTGCAGCTTCAGGCATAACCAAAGGAGAACTTTTGGATGGTGTGCGGTTCACTTCAAGTGGTGCAATTGTTAGTTCTCTTTGTATGCGTTTGCCTAGCGGAACCATAGAGACTTCAGAAACAACTTTGAAGTTCGAAAATCACCCTGTCTACAAGACAGTTGACCTAAACGGTCATCCAGCTCACCTTTCTTAG